In one Parageobacillus genomosp. 1 genomic region, the following are encoded:
- a CDS encoding MurR/RpiR family transcriptional regulator, translated as MKQLGILAKIENQMERFSPAEKKIATYIMEHAELVPNMTTKELSRNAGASEASVVRFCKTIGIGSFTALKLALVRELTIADININDFSIIEKQDAPYDLFNKVTYVNKAAIEATTTTIDKRELEKAAEAIVNAGKILFYGVGGSAASAMDASYKFTKLGYVSAMSPDFHTMLPLVANLKEGDVFVAVSTSGRTKDVLEISRFAKKQRATVIAITKLDPSSPLYKEADIKLCLPDVEQDHRIGSMASRMAQLNVIDALYLITFHQVGSRVIEKFHETREEVVRLRR; from the coding sequence ATGAAGCAGCTGGGCATTTTAGCGAAAATCGAAAATCAAATGGAACGATTTTCACCAGCAGAAAAAAAGATTGCTACGTATATTATGGAACATGCGGAGCTTGTGCCGAATATGACGACAAAAGAATTGTCACGAAACGCCGGGGCAAGCGAGGCGAGCGTCGTGCGCTTTTGCAAAACGATCGGCATCGGCAGCTTTACGGCGCTAAAGCTGGCGCTCGTCCGCGAACTGACGATTGCCGATATAAATATTAACGATTTTTCCATTATCGAAAAGCAAGATGCGCCGTATGATTTGTTCAATAAAGTCACGTATGTCAATAAAGCGGCTATCGAAGCTACGACGACGACCATTGATAAACGCGAATTGGAAAAAGCGGCGGAAGCAATTGTCAACGCGGGAAAAATTTTGTTTTACGGGGTCGGCGGTTCCGCCGCTTCGGCCATGGATGCCTCCTATAAATTTACGAAGCTCGGTTATGTATCGGCGATGTCTCCGGATTTTCACACGATGCTTCCGCTTGTCGCCAATTTAAAAGAAGGGGACGTGTTTGTCGCTGTTTCCACCTCAGGAAGAACAAAAGATGTGCTCGAAATCTCCCGGTTTGCGAAAAAACAACGTGCGACGGTGATCGCCATCACCAAACTCGATCCTTCCTCTCCGTTGTATAAAGAAGCCGATATTAAATTATGCCTCCCCGATGTCGAACAAGACCACCGCATCGGCAGCATGGCATCGAGAATGGCGCAGCTGAACGTGATTGATGCGCTTTATTTAATCACTTTTCATCAAGTGGGCAGCCGCGTAATCGAAAAATTCCATGAAACACGAGAAGAAGTCGTGCGTTTAAGAAGATAG
- a CDS encoding DMT family transporter: MVLVAYITMCLIFGTTFLAIKIGLEAGWIPYFSAGFRFFIAGLLVVMYGFATKQFQVPTKKQLIQFLITGACMTGITFGTLYWAEQYIPSSFAALLSATGPLFVALMHSRVEKVKITKVQFAGLGLGFLGIVFLTWPSISVQFDILWFIACLVMIIGESFYAFGTIYSKVVLKQGISPLMLNGYQMLFGGLLLLLVSFIVEKPNISHVNPTGWLSLLYLIVIGSILGHGLYYWLIQKTNPSFPSTWLYVSPFISLVLDIWIQKETFHLLSIIGGITILAGVYLMNGQIVYHAFLKRQKSVAR; encoded by the coding sequence ATGGTTTTAGTAGCTTATATAACGATGTGCCTCATCTTCGGAACAACGTTTTTAGCGATTAAAATCGGGCTGGAAGCAGGGTGGATTCCTTATTTTTCGGCAGGTTTTCGCTTTTTTATCGCGGGGCTGCTTGTAGTAATGTATGGCTTTGCAACAAAGCAATTTCAAGTTCCGACGAAGAAACAACTCATTCAATTTCTTATCACGGGGGCGTGTATGACAGGTATAACATTTGGGACGCTGTATTGGGCGGAACAGTATATTCCGTCTAGTTTTGCCGCTTTGTTATCGGCTACGGGGCCGCTTTTTGTAGCGCTGATGCATTCAAGAGTGGAAAAAGTGAAAATAACTAAGGTTCAGTTTGCGGGGCTTGGATTAGGCTTTCTCGGAATCGTTTTTCTGACGTGGCCATCGATTTCTGTACAGTTTGACATATTGTGGTTTATTGCCTGTTTGGTGATGATTATCGGGGAAAGCTTTTATGCGTTTGGCACGATTTACTCAAAAGTCGTATTAAAACAAGGTATATCACCGTTGATGTTAAACGGGTATCAAATGTTATTTGGTGGGCTGTTGCTGTTGCTTGTTTCTTTTATTGTGGAAAAACCAAATATATCCCATGTTAATCCGACAGGGTGGCTTTCGCTGTTATACTTGATTGTCATTGGTTCGATCTTAGGACACGGTTTATACTACTGGCTCATTCAAAAGACCAATCCTTCTTTTCCTTCGACATGGCTTTATGTGTCTCCGTTTATTTCACTAGTGCTTGATATATGGATTCAAAAAGAGACGTTTCATCTGCTTTCCATTATAGGCGGTATCACTATTTTAGCGGGGGTGTATTTGATGAACGGGCAAATAGTTTACCATGCTTTTTTGAAAAGGCAAAAGAGTGTTGCACGCTAA
- a CDS encoding PLP-dependent aminotransferase family protein has translation MNIPIKRHSHLPIHDQICQYFMDRISSNMIKNGEKLPSVRQLSKELGVSLVTVQKAYQQLQQKGYVESFQGKGVFVKSLKQPQNIYNTNTNWQMLIPDYVPRAQSLSISQPLRNIRYNLATACIDESIFPINWMKKVTMQVMEQHPYVLGQYSSANGDSEFRKAVSNYLVSKNLHIPPEHILAVSGAQQGIELVAKTFIGPNDIVLMEAPTYPGSIDIFKARGAQIIPIPVEQDGIDTKMLLQICDQYHPKLLYINPTFQNPTGTTLSMKKRKELIDIAESYHFLILEDDPWSELYFHEPPPPPIKSFDQSGHVIYLKGFSKFLSPACRIGALVAEGRLLEKLIAVKSISDLGSPLLMQKIIAALLQSPELHIFLQQLRNDLRKRANQCVQFLHQHSSLLTFRPSNGGNTIWVKLPKNVHADILLEHAHMKQLSFLPGNACFPTHVPNQYIRLSFAALPADELKQAIAWLCDTIHALAQKYDEIERYPSF, from the coding sequence ATGAATATTCCCATTAAACGACATTCTCATCTCCCGATTCATGATCAAATATGTCAATATTTTATGGATCGCATTTCTTCGAACATGATAAAAAATGGAGAAAAATTGCCGTCTGTCCGTCAACTTTCCAAAGAATTGGGCGTATCATTGGTGACTGTTCAAAAAGCGTACCAACAATTACAGCAAAAAGGATATGTGGAGAGCTTTCAAGGGAAGGGAGTTTTCGTAAAATCACTTAAACAACCACAAAACATCTATAATACAAATACGAATTGGCAAATGCTTATTCCCGACTATGTCCCTCGAGCTCAATCATTATCGATCTCGCAGCCGCTGCGAAATATTCGTTATAACTTGGCGACCGCCTGTATCGATGAAAGTATTTTTCCAATCAACTGGATGAAAAAAGTTACGATGCAAGTCATGGAACAACATCCGTACGTATTAGGCCAATATAGCAGCGCGAATGGGGATAGCGAATTTCGCAAAGCGGTCAGCAATTATCTTGTCTCCAAGAACCTGCATATTCCACCCGAACATATTTTGGCTGTCAGCGGTGCGCAACAAGGAATTGAACTCGTTGCCAAAACATTTATCGGCCCAAATGACATCGTTTTGATGGAAGCGCCTACCTATCCAGGGAGTATTGATATTTTTAAGGCAAGAGGGGCCCAGATCATTCCGATCCCTGTGGAACAGGACGGAATTGATACGAAAATGCTGCTTCAAATTTGTGACCAATATCATCCAAAATTGCTGTACATCAATCCGACTTTTCAAAACCCGACCGGCACTACTTTAAGCATGAAAAAGCGGAAGGAACTGATCGATATTGCAGAGAGCTATCATTTTCTTATTCTAGAAGATGATCCTTGGAGCGAGCTGTATTTTCATGAACCACCTCCTCCGCCGATAAAAAGCTTTGATCAATCCGGACATGTAATTTACTTAAAAGGCTTCAGCAAATTTTTATCACCTGCTTGCAGAATTGGCGCGCTTGTTGCCGAAGGCCGCTTGCTCGAAAAACTTATTGCGGTCAAAAGCATATCCGATTTAGGGTCGCCGCTGTTAATGCAAAAAATCATTGCAGCATTATTGCAATCACCAGAATTACACATCTTCTTGCAACAGTTGCGCAATGATTTAAGAAAACGGGCAAACCAATGTGTTCAATTCTTACATCAACACTCATCTTTGCTTACATTCCGCCCATCCAATGGAGGAAATACCATTTGGGTGAAGCTTCCGAAAAATGTCCATGCGGATATTCTCTTAGAACACGCTCATATGAAGCAGCTTTCTTTTCTGCCAGGAAACGCCTGTTTTCCGACACATGTGCCGAATCAATATATCCGCTTAAGTTTTGCTGCACTGCCTGCGGATGAACTCAAACAAGCGATTGCATGGCTATGTGATACTATTCATGCGTTAGCTCAAAAATATGATGAAATAGAAAGATATCCGAGCTTTTAA
- a CDS encoding 3-hydroxybutyrate dehydrogenase produces MVKHQVAFVTGAARGIGYEIAKKFAENGAKVVLTDLNKTEVEEAAESLRNAGYEAVGLKCDVTAEEEVKTALHETIERFGRIDILVNNAGLQYVANLEDFPTEKFELLIRVMLIGPFIAIKHAFPAMKKQKYGRIINMASINGLVGFAGKAAYNSAKHGVIGLTKVAALEGAPYGITVNALCPGYVDTALVRNQLTDLAATRNVPLEKVLEEVIYPLVPQRRLLSVEEVANYAMFLASEQAKGITGQAVVIDGGYTAQ; encoded by the coding sequence ATGGTCAAACATCAAGTAGCATTTGTCACCGGCGCGGCAAGAGGGATCGGTTATGAAATTGCGAAAAAGTTTGCTGAAAATGGGGCAAAAGTGGTTCTTACCGACCTAAATAAGACAGAAGTGGAGGAAGCGGCGGAATCGCTTCGAAATGCGGGATACGAAGCGGTCGGCTTGAAGTGTGACGTCACCGCTGAAGAAGAAGTGAAAACAGCGCTTCATGAAACGATCGAGCGGTTTGGCCGCATCGATATTTTAGTGAACAATGCCGGTTTGCAATACGTTGCCAATCTGGAGGATTTTCCGACAGAGAAATTTGAACTGCTCATTCGCGTCATGCTGATTGGGCCGTTTATCGCCATCAAGCACGCGTTCCCAGCCATGAAGAAGCAAAAATACGGGCGCATTATTAATATGGCGTCGATTAACGGGCTGGTCGGTTTTGCTGGGAAAGCGGCGTATAACAGTGCCAAGCATGGAGTGATCGGTTTGACGAAAGTAGCAGCACTCGAGGGGGCCCCGTACGGCATTACAGTGAATGCGCTATGTCCAGGATATGTCGATACCGCTCTTGTCCGCAACCAGCTAACCGATTTAGCCGCCACGAGAAATGTGCCGCTTGAAAAAGTACTCGAGGAAGTCATTTATCCGCTCGTGCCACAAAGACGCTTGCTGTCGGTCGAGGAAGTAGCAAACTATGCGATGTTTTTGGCAAGCGAACAGGCGAAAGGAATTACGGGACAGGCGGTTGTCATTGATGGAGGATATACCGCACAATAA
- a CDS encoding 4a-hydroxytetrahydrobiopterin dehydratase, producing MRLTDEEVQSLLQEMEGWKLMEEQWIAKKYRFQDYLQGIEFVRQIATISEETNHHPFISIDYKLITVKISSWRAKGLTKLDFELAKKYDEVYEKMR from the coding sequence ATGCGATTAACCGATGAAGAAGTGCAATCCCTTTTACAAGAGATGGAAGGCTGGAAACTGATGGAAGAGCAGTGGATTGCGAAAAAGTACCGCTTTCAAGACTATTTGCAAGGAATTGAATTTGTGCGGCAAATCGCAACCATTTCCGAAGAAACCAATCATCACCCGTTCATCTCCATTGACTATAAGCTTATCACGGTGAAAATTTCATCGTGGCGGGCGAAAGGGCTGACGAAGCTCGATTTTGAACTGGCGAAGAAATATGATGAAGTTTACGAAAAAATGAGATGA